CCGTCCTCGCCGTGCGGCCGAACGGTCCGGGCCGGCCGGGCCCGGGCACCCTGGTCCTCGACCGGCCGCTGACCGTACGGGAGATCCTCACCCACCACGTCGAACTCCAGGACCGGCCCACGCCCCGGCAACTGGCCGCCCTCGCCGACCGCCACCCCTGCCCGCCCGAACAGGCCGCCCTGCGGGCCCTGTCCGCCGACGACCCGCGCACCCTCCTGGACCTGATCGAGGACCACCCCGCGCTGCGCGGCACGCTCGGCCCGGCGGCCGTGCCCGACCTGCTGCCGCCCATGCGGCCCCGGATGTACTCCATCTCCTCCTCGCCGGCCGCCACGGGGTCCGGCCATCTCGACCTCATGGTCTCCTTGCTGCGCGCCCCCGCCCGCTCCGGCCGGGGCGAGTACCGGGGAACGGGCTCGGGGTACCTCGCCGGCCTCCGGCCGGGCGACACCGTCCTCGCCCGCGTCCAGCCGTGCCGCGCGGACTTCCGTATCCCGCACGGGACGGGGACCCCCGTCGTCATGGTGGCCGCGGGCACGGGCCTCGCCCCCTTCCGGGGCGCGGTCGCCGACCGTCGCGCCCTCCTCGCGACCGGCGCCGAACTCGCCCCCGCGCTGCTGTACTTCGGCTGCGACGCACCGGAAGCGGACTTCCTGCACGCGGCCGAACTGCGCGCCGCCGAGGAGGCGGGCGCGGTCTGGCTGCGGCCCGCCTTCAGCGCCGGCCCCCGGCCCGGCGGCGCCGAGGGCATCCGCTACGTCCAGCACCGCATCGCCGCCGAGGGGGAGGAGGTCTGGGCGCTGCTGGAGGCCGGGGCGCGCGTGTACGTGTGCGGTGACGGCGCCCGGATGGCACCGGGCGTCCGCGCGGCCCTGCGTGAGCTGTACGCCCGCCGGACGGGCGCGGACACCACCGCCTGCGAAGCCTGGCTGCGCGAGCTGACCGCAGCGGGCCGCTATGTGGAGGACGTCTACGGGGCGAGCTGAGCGACCCCCGTTCCCGCCACTTGATCAACTCCCGTACCCTGCTCCTCGTTCGTAACAGAGATTCGTCACAGCGTCATGCGGCACGGCGACAACAGAACGAAAGCGGTGGGGGACATGCGCGCGGTCACGCGTACGGGAATGGTCGCGGTGGCGGCAGCGGCGGCGGTGGCCACCACGGTGGCCCCGGCGGGGGCGCGGACCACGGGCGCGGCGGCGGGCGCCGCCACCGCGCCCTACTCCGCGACGACGTCCGTCGGCCTCCACAACGCCTACCTCCAGGACAAGTACCCCTACTTCGCCGACGCCCTCGACTCCGGGGCCTCGCTCCTCGAACTCGACGTCTGGACGAACGGCTTCGGCGGGCGCGCCTTCCGCGTCTCGCACGCCAACCCGGTGCGCAACGCCAACAACTGCGAGGGTGCCACGTCCCCGGCCGAGCTGCGCACCAAGTCCCGCAACCAGCCCCTGGCCGGCTGCCTCGCCGACATCCGGGCCTGGCACGACGCCAACCCCGGCCACCGGCCCGTCTTCCTCAAGGTGGAGATGAAGGACGGCTTCAACGCGGACAGCGGACGCGGCCCCGCCGAGCTGGACGCCCTGCTCACCGAGAAGCTCGGCGACGCCCTCTACCGGCCCGCCGACCTCGTGGCCGGCCACGGCGACCTCGATCGGGCCGTACGGGCCGGCGGCTGGCCCAGCCGGTCGGCGCTCGCGGGCAAGTTCGTCGTCGAGCTGATCCCCGGCACGGTGGAGGAGGGCAACCCCGCCGACCGGCTGTGGACGGACCGGGAGTACGCCACGCACCTGCGCGACCTCGCCGCCGCCGGCCGGCTCCGCCGGGCGGGGGCCTTCCCCGCCGTGCACGGCGCGGTGGCCGGCGATCCGCGCACGCGCTACGCCGACGCCTCCATCCGCCCCTGGTTCGTGGTCTTCGACGGCGACGCCGCCACCTACGCCAAGGGCGGCATCGACACCGCCTGGTACGACGACCGGCACTACCTCGTGGTCATGACCGACGCGCACAAGGTGCCGCCCGTCATCGACGGCACCAGGCCGACCGAGGCCGAGGCGCGCGCCCGCGTCACCCTCATGGCCAGGAACCACGCCAGCTTCGCGACCGCCGACTGGTACCCCCTGCCGAAGGCCCTCTCCACGGTGGTCCCGCGCGGCTGACCGGCACGGGCACCGGGATCAGGCGCTGTCCTCCAGCCGGAAGCCGACCTTCAGGCCCACCTGGTAGTGACCGACCTTGCCCTGGTCGAAGTGCCCCCTGATCTGCGTGACCTCGAACCAGTCGAGGTTGCGCAGGGTCTGCGAGGCACGGGCGAGCCCGTTGCGAACGGCGGCGTCCACGCCGTCCGGGGAGGAACCGACGATCTCGGTCACGCGGTAGGTGTGGCTGTGGTGCGACATGAGTGCTCTCCGGGCGACTGGGCGGCCTTGACATCTCCACCGTGGTGCACCCGGCGACGACGCGCGAGGCGAGCGCCGCTGTTGGCGTGGCCCACCGGAAACAGCCCGTCCGGCGATCGAGGGCGGCTGAGCTCAGCCAGAACCAGCCCGTCCGGCGATCGAGGACACCGCCGCGCAGCGGAGGTGCACGCAACGGCCCGCAAGGCACGCCCTACCCCCGCCCGGCCGCAGGCCGGTCCGGCACCGACAACGACAGGGCGAAGCGGCCCTCTTCGTCCGTCCACCAGTGGCTCATGCGCAGCCCGGCCTCCGCCAGCTCCCCGGCGACCCCGTCCCGGCGGAACTTCGCCGACACCTCCGTGCGCAGCTCCTCGCCCGCCGCGAAGTGCACCGCGAGGTCCAGCGCGGGGATCTTCACCACGAGCGCCGTACGGGCCCGCAGCCGCATCTCGATCCACTCCCGCCGCGCGTCCCACAGGGCCACGTGCGCGAAGTCGTCGGGGTCGAAGTCCGCGCCGAGCTCGCGGTTGACGACGGCGAGGACGTTCTTGTTGAAGGCGGCCGTCACCCCGGCCGCGTCGTCGTACGCGGCGACCAGCGTCCGCTCGTCCTTCACGAGGTCCGTGCCGAGCAG
The window above is part of the Streptomyces syringium genome. Proteins encoded here:
- a CDS encoding dodecin: MSHHSHTYRVTEIVGSSPDGVDAAVRNGLARASQTLRNLDWFEVTQIRGHFDQGKVGHYQVGLKVGFRLEDSA
- a CDS encoding phosphatidylinositol-specific phospholipase C domain-containing protein, which gives rise to MRAVTRTGMVAVAAAAAVATTVAPAGARTTGAAAGAATAPYSATTSVGLHNAYLQDKYPYFADALDSGASLLELDVWTNGFGGRAFRVSHANPVRNANNCEGATSPAELRTKSRNQPLAGCLADIRAWHDANPGHRPVFLKVEMKDGFNADSGRGPAELDALLTEKLGDALYRPADLVAGHGDLDRAVRAGGWPSRSALAGKFVVELIPGTVEEGNPADRLWTDREYATHLRDLAAAGRLRRAGAFPAVHGAVAGDPRTRYADASIRPWFVVFDGDAATYAKGGIDTAWYDDRHYLVVMTDAHKVPPVIDGTRPTEAEARARVTLMARNHASFATADWYPLPKALSTVVPRG